In Pyxidicoccus xibeiensis, the genomic stretch CCGCAGTACCGGCCGGTGCCGCATTCCGCGTCGTTGTTGCAGGTGCAGATGCCCACCGAGCCGCAGTCCCCGGAGTTGCAGGAGTTGTTCACGCACTCCGGGTCGAAGCGGCATTCCTGGCCCACCTCCTTGGACTGCGGGGAGTAGCGCTCACCGCACAGGAGGGGGTACTGCGCCTCGCGGGTGCTCTTGGGCACGTAGGCGGCCACGCCGCTGGTGTCGATGTCCGCCGCCGCGTCCGCCATGCCCGAGCGCGCGCTCCCCGCCCGCTCCCACGTCTTCAGGAACGTCTCCGACGAGCCGGCCAGGCCCGTGGTGTTCGCGCCCACGCGGCCGAGGTCGCGCAGCAGGTCCGGCAGCAGGCCCACGTGCGCGAGCCCGAACTCGTCGAAGGACGTGCCCAGCCGCGCCGGGCCGGCCAGCGTCTGCTGGCGCGACTGCGCGTCCGCCTCGGCCTGGAAGCCGGCCGAGCACGCACCGTGGTCGCCGAAGCGCGGCCGCGTCTGCTGGATGAAGCCGTTGAGGTCCGCGCCGAAGGCCATGGGGACCTTCAGGCCCTGGCGGCCGAACTCGTACGCCTGCGCCACCGAGCGGGTGGAGCCATGGCAGCTGTTGGCCACGCCGGACCGCGTGTACGCGCGCGTCTCGTCATGCGCGGTGCGCAGGCCGAAGATGCCTCCCGTCTGCCGCACGTACTTCACCGCCCACGCGGGCGTCGTCTTCTCGTCGTCCGCCAGCTCCGGGTTCATCACCTCGCGGAAGTGGCCGTGCGAAATCATCAGCGGGTAGTACGCGTTGGCCTGCGCCAGCGTGTACGCCTCCTGGAGGCCTTTCTCGGACAGGTGCGCCACGTCGATGAGCATGCCCCGCGTCATCATCGCCTGGAGCAGCGCCCGTCCGTCCGGGGTGAGGCCCTTCGTGTTGCGGCAGTTGCCGGCCGCGTCCCGGTACACGTCGAAGCCCAGGGTGAACGTGTCCGTCGTCACGCCGCAGTCGTAGTCGATGTGGCAGTTCTCCAGGAACTGCGCCGCCTGGAAGATGGCGTTGTGCAGCGCCGCGCCGCCGAAGCGGTTGTCCAGCTGGTGCACCGGCTGGAGCGAGCGCACGCCCAGCGCGTAGTACCGGTCCAGCTCCGTGCGCCAGTCCTTCGTCCCGAAGAGCTTGCTCGCCTCGATGGAGAGCACCATCGCCAGCCGGCCGGAGTTGATGATGTTGCGCGCGTGCGTGGGCGACAGGGCAATCTCCGCCCAGTCCGTCCGCGCGTCGAAGTCGCGGGCCATCTGGAGCTGCACGTCCACGTCCGCCATCTCGTCACAGGGCCGCTTGAGGTTCTGGTACGGCAGCGCCTTGCAGAGGAACTCGTTGCTGACCAGCGACACCATCACCACGGACATGCCGCCCTGGTGCGCCTGCCGCAGCCAGCCCTCCCACGACTGCTGGTGGGCGATGGTGTCCCAGCGGGGCCACTGCGTGTTCACCGTGGCGCGGCCCAGGTGGATGCCGGTGTCGCCCTGCGTGCCCTCGATGGTGCCGATGTACTCGGACGCCACCGCGCCGCCGATGCCGAAGAACGCGGAGAGGATGGGCACGCCGCTCAGGTCCACGCTGCCGGAGTTGGGACACAGGTTGAGCATGTTGCTCAGGTCCATGCGAA encodes the following:
- a CDS encoding membrane dipeptidase, producing the protein MPGSHRLARHGALAALSLTLGLGCGPVQDEPVQPIAEPQPESGAVVSQQLAVPGFAELHHHMFAEEAFGGGWFHGGHTGSLTSCDGGLPESDHARVRMDLSNMLNLCPNSGSVDLSGVPILSAFFGIGGAVASEYIGTIEGTQGDTGIHLGRATVNTQWPRWDTIAHQQSWEGWLRQAHQGGMSVVMVSLVSNEFLCKALPYQNLKRPCDEMADVDVQLQMARDFDARTDWAEIALSPTHARNIINSGRLAMVLSIEASKLFGTKDWRTELDRYYALGVRSLQPVHQLDNRFGGAALHNAIFQAAQFLENCHIDYDCGVTTDTFTLGFDVYRDAAGNCRNTKGLTPDGRALLQAMMTRGMLIDVAHLSEKGLQEAYTLAQANAYYPLMISHGHFREVMNPELADDEKTTPAWAVKYVRQTGGIFGLRTAHDETRAYTRSGVANSCHGSTRSVAQAYEFGRQGLKVPMAFGADLNGFIQQTRPRFGDHGACSAGFQAEADAQSRQQTLAGPARLGTSFDEFGLAHVGLLPDLLRDLGRVGANTTGLAGSSETFLKTWERAGSARSGMADAAADIDTSGVAAYVPKSTREAQYPLLCGERYSPQSKEVGQECRFDPECVNNSCNSGDCGSVGICTCNNDAECGTGRYCGYALNEGKCQNKKARGASCLYGRECLSGSCSWLSCR